One Terriglobia bacterium genomic window, CCCACGGGGCCGTGCGAAAGGGCCGTTAATGAACCCGTCGGTAGACGGCGGGAACCCGCCGCGGCTCTTTAGGCATTTCCGTACTGGCGGAACCTTGCACACCGAGCCGTAATACGAGTCGAGTCCCCTGTTCATTTTGAATATCGGTTCAAATAACGGTGACCAATCGGCACCTGCTTTGCAGGCCGGTCGTCAGGGCTGATGCTAAACAAAAAGCAGTGACGATAGCAAGCGGGGTGATCGGCGTCGCCGCAAGCTCGTTGACGAGCCTTTTTCCTGGCAGACGTTGCAACAAGATTGCTGAGCGCTGCGTGCTTCCTTAGAATCAACTTGCGTGAGCGAACTCGCCTCCAAACAAGTTTTTCTGGTTCCCACAGACGCCCTTGGCCAGCGGGTTGACCATTGGCTGGCTTCGCAACTGCCCGACGCCAGCCGTGTGCGCATCCAGCAACTGATCGAGCAGAACAAAGTAACGATTAACGGCGCCGTTCCCAAACCGTCACTGCGCCTGCGCGGCGGAGAAGAAATCATCATCTCCGGACAAGTGGAACTGCCGCCCCTTAAGGCATTTCCAGAAGACATCCCTCTGGACGTGGTTTACGAAGACGACTATCTCGCCGTGATCAACAAACCTGCGGGCATGACGGTGCACGCTGGGTCGGGCAAGAACGAAGCGGGCAACAAAGGGACGCTGGTCAACGCGCTGCTGCACCGCTTTGGCAGCCTGTCGCAGGCCGGCGGCGAACTTCGTCCGGGCATTGTGCATCGCCTGGACAAAGACACCAGTGGGCTGATCGTGGTGGCCAAGACGGATGTCGCGCATCGCAAACTGGCGCTGCAATTCAGCCGCAGAGAAGTCAAAAAAACTTACGTAACATTGGTCCACGGCTGGATGACTCACAAACAGGGCACCATCAACAGCCCCATCAGCCGCGATGTTGTACGTCGCCAACGTATGACCGCCCGCCCCAGCGTGGGCCACGCTGCGGGACGCGCCGCCGTAACCCACTGGAAAGTTCTTCAGCAAATTGAAGGAAAGTGCGGTAAGTTCTCCTTATTGGAAGTGAAAATTGAAACCGGGCGGACGCACCAGATTCGCGTGCATCTGGCGTCGCTAGGCCATCCCGTTGTGGGCGATACACTCTA contains:
- a CDS encoding RluA family pseudouridine synthase, which gives rise to MVPTDALGQRVDHWLASQLPDASRVRIQQLIEQNKVTINGAVPKPSLRLRGGEEIIISGQVELPPLKAFPEDIPLDVVYEDDYLAVINKPAGMTVHAGSGKNEAGNKGTLVNALLHRFGSLSQAGGELRPGIVHRLDKDTSGLIVVAKTDVAHRKLALQFSRREVKKTYVTLVHGWMTHKQGTINSPISRDVVRRQRMTARPSVGHAAGRAAVTHWKVLQQIEGKCGKFSLLEVKIETGRTHQIRVHLASLGHPVVGDTLYGAPRLVPGYGGTGSKAASMGRTFLHSSAIQFKHPMTSAPLSLEQPLPAELKAVLSGIGD